The DNA window CAAGTCAAACTCATTTTAGTGTATTTTGTGGTTTTTGGTTTTAGGACATATCTGTTCTATTATGTTTGCAATGCTTTTCCTGGCAGTAACACCCACTGCTTTATGAGCAAAAGCAAGTGGTGTGGTAGTATGTTATACAGTATTTGGAAGTCACGCTATTAAATAAGAGaagataaggtttatttgtcacatgcacagttatgcacagtgaaatgtattttgtacctgcagctgaTAGTACatagtaaaaatatataaataagaagaataaaaatgtgtaattcacacatcacagcacacaagctaaaaatatataaatatctaaggtaaaaatgtcaaattctAGTCATTGGTATTTAAACAAGGGTATGTTACTGCAGCTGTGTCAGTGGGTGCATGGTATGTTATAGTGCAAGTCAAACAGAATAGAATAATTTACATAGTGTACTATTAGTATCAAAATATGAAACAGCATAGAGACCAGGAAATACATGAGACCAGTAACAAAGGTAATGTAAATGTGGTTCCATGAGACTGAAGTCCAAACTGAATTACTTTGTGATCAGATAAACCTCACTGAGCTAGCGAGGTCATTACACTTCCTCATATGCcctgaaaaaagtttaaaaactttgtgCACAGTAGCAAATTATGGCATTAAAACTAGAACATCTGAGGCTTGTCTTTAAGAAACCACCTGATTTACCATTTATAATAATTTAAGTAgatctttgtgtgtttcaaaAGAATTTTTGTGTGAAAGCAAAAGTGGAACAGAGCAGAGCCGGGTcatctttgcttttttaaagtcacatttCTTTAAGTAAAAGAAGTCCTGCAACCTAAAAACAACAACTGTGTGAAGGCTCTCAAAAGCATGTCAGGCTCCTCCTTTCTCTGAGTTGACCTTTAAAATCAGCTGCGGTCCTGGTTTCACCGTAGTCCTCATCACAGCAGGAAGTTTACTCTGGTCTGAATTCACCTGAACAGACGAACAGATTCTTCTTTTCGTTTCTTTTAAAGGCATAAAGTTCAATCAGGACAGCGCTGGTTCTGCTCCAGGGATCAATTTCTTTAAGAAATCTAAGTAAGTAACAGCTGATATTCAGAGTCTCATCTTGATTGATGTATTTTGATAGTTTTCTCTGAAGAAAGACTAACTAGtgtaaaaacagcaaataaGAAATAAGTTTTGAGATACTTTTACTGTATTCTGCTGAATCTGATGTTGTATAATATCCAGTCATTATAGCTAAGATAATGGTGCTTAATagttcagtgatttttttgctcTCTCCTTTGATTTTAGAATTAAAATGGATGATCCACTCAATTTCTGTCCAGAAGAATTTGCTGGTGTGAAAGAGGCGCTGGAAAATAATGAtcaagctgcagcagctgcaaaaATTCAGCAATATTTAGAAAAGCAAGATAAAATTCCACTAAATATTGGCATTACAGGAGAATCTGGTGCTGGTAAATCCACCTTTATTAATGCCTTCAGAGGTGTAGACAACAGAGATGAGCAGGCAGCCCCTACTGGTACTGTAGAAACCACCATGCAGATTACAAAGTACCCACATCCAAACTATCCTAATGTCTTTTTCTGGGATCTTCCTGGTATTGGCACCACCAATTTTCCAGCTGATGAGTACCTGAAGCGTGTTGAATTTGAGAAGTTTgacttcttcatcatcatctcagACACTCGCTTCAGAGAACATGATGTGAAACTCGCTCAGGAGATTCAGAAGATGGAGAAAAAGTTCTACTTTGTCCGCTCAAAAATCGACAATGATGTTCGTGCAGAGGAAAGAAGTCAGAGAGATTTCAGTCTAGAGAGAAGTCTTGCAAAAATTAAGGAATACTGCATTGATGGTGAGAGTCCTTCTTTTAGTTCTTTCACTGCTAAAATCAAACAGGATCTTTAGCACTGAATGTCACCCTGCAGGTTCCCATGTTACAGCATTTAGAGACTCGTCTCCTGATTTCAGTCTTTCAGGAAACATGCTGACCCAAAGACTTTTTTATAACATGTCAGCCGTGTGAACTGGTTTGGACTTTATTCAGCCAGAGTCACACATATAATTTATAATTCTCTGTATGTGTCAAAAACTTTAAAGATAACTGCTAATATTCAAGATTTTAGGTTTCAGGGTTAAATGCAGATGTCATTTTTAAACAGCGGCTTAttggatgtattttttttttaacacaggtCTTGAAAAAGGAGGCATCAAGTCTTCAAAGGTCTTCCTGGTGTCCAGCTTTGATCTCCACATTTATGATTTCTCTTGCTTGCATAAGACCTTAGAGGAAGAACTTCCAGCACACAAGAGgaatgtgctgctgttttccatGCCCAGCATCAACATGGagatcatcaacaagaagaAAGAAGCTTTTCAGCACCAAATAAAATGGTACTCTGTTGGCTCTGCAGCATTAGCAGGTGTATCGATTCCTGGGATTCCTGCTGTTGATCTAATGATAATGGTTAAAGCTGTCAAAAGTTATATAGCTGGGTTTGGTCTTCATGAGTCTTCACTGAGAAGGCTTTCCTCCACCACAGGTGTGCCTTATGATGAATTGTGTGCTGTCCTTCAGTCACCACTGGCtgcaaaagaaatggaaaaaataaccACTGATCTCATCCAGAAGCTGCTGATCACAGCTGCAAGCAGAGCCACATCAAGAGCATTAGAGATGTCCAGATTCATCCCATTATTTGGAATCCCGGTAACAATGAGTCTCTCTTTTACCACAACCTGCAGTGCTCTGAGTCTTTTCCTCAACATGCTTGCAGACGATGCTCAAAGGGTGTTTGAAAAGGCTCTGGGTTTGAACACCTCAGTGTGATATTGTAGAAGCAAACTTTCATCTGAGTAAACTGGAGTCATTTTCCAGTAATCATTCAATCATCCAAACCATAATCTAGCTGTTCATATTAACTAATGTGCTTTTACAGCTGACCAATTGATCAGATCCATTTACTGAGGCCAAGATAAGATAAACACACTGAAACTTGAATGTTTTGGTTccagttatttcctgttttcctttgtaATCATTGCTCTTTGTGTATTCCTGAGCTTTTCATGTTGCTGTTTGGCTCACTAGATTAAATATTTGAACTTTTAGCTCTGTGCTTTGTTACAATACTAATATAACCATTTATCAATTTTGTATAATGAATTGTTGTTGTAAATTCTTCTTGTATTGTTTGTATAACAGTAGGTGTATAATATTTTTGCTTCATATTAAATACTTCTATGCAATAACTGGAGGTTTATACAATTATAAACATAAAAAGTAAGGAAAGGTGTGTTTGGATgatttgttgtaacaatgtttcttggcaataaatctcagACCGTTGGAAAGtgtttaccgtatttttcggactataagtcgctccggaatataagtcgcaccagccaaaaaatgcattataaagaagaaaaaacatatataagtcgcactggactataagtcgcatttTTTGGGgaaatttatttgataaaatccGAGACCAAGCACAGACATTTCATCttgaaaatcaatttaaaataataatggattaaagaacaggctgaacacggttacgcctacggtatgctaacgtaacacattcagctacatgaagTATAGTCTAGGGTACTACGAGTACGTTTCTGGTAttttaacgtaacattaacagttattcagataaccatagcataaagaacatgctaacaagtttaccaaaccatcaatccattgaattcttcatcctcggtgtcacttctaaacaactctgCACACTCCGTAGGTAGAcaaagcgccgcttcctcttctgtttcgctttcgtcagactcgtcagttgcagttccaattattccggcctttctgaatcccgacaGGATGGTTTCGCTTGTCACTGAAGGCCACGTgttgttgatccatccaatgacttccaggaaagttgggtggcgcattctcccagttgccgtgaagctgtgctctccattcatcatccactgctcccacaggttacacaagactgccttaatgctccggttcacggagatgtcaagcgtctgagtattttggttaatgtgttaataatttcacatataagttgctccggagtataagtggcacgcacacacacacctgtgcgcagacaaaatcaaacaaaatctACATGACTTGAAATTACttatcagaggtgggaagtaatgaagtacaaatactttgttactgtacttaagcacatttttcaggtatctgtactttatttgagtatttatttttctgactactttttacttttactccctacatttttacacaaatatctgtactttctacttcttacattttcaaaagacgactcgttactttttaacacgtcagagagaagtttgcatttccggtcagtacgccgtcaaacatcaaatgatctgagcctaaacggaggaataataacacataagagacgaTTGTACTGgcggattaaatacgcaaacccatataattaatgtatcatttatagcgctataatcaggggttacagcgggctgGACCGAGTccataagttgtgctcgcggtacTTTagcagcttagctagcgctactgaaggggagcgagcatgaagggagtaacgtgtaacaggtaaatacatttctaaatgctcaacaaatatcagcaaacacacaaagtgtgtgcagtttgtcacacagtgtgtctgctctacgctattgattgatcaaattttcaccatgaggagattggggaaaGGAGAACCCTCTTCCCTCTTATCCGAGTGACATACCCGGCTGGCTACGTTGTGGATTCCTGTGGagggtggaagatgacgtgcctggctgtACTGTCAATTAAGGATGTGGCATATATATTTGgcttattgataccaggatttctcaTGATTGGACTTGGGGATACCTGGCTTATTGTGAAATTCGggaagtctgggcagctgttcgggccttggtaaggctgcttgtTACGGGAATGCAGAGCTTTACAAACCCAAACTCAGACTcggtatatctggagctgaattGGAAGGGATTAGATCTTGGAGACGTACCTGTATCTGCACGGAGaggaacaaacaaagaaaatttgGATGATTGGATTTTTCGCCATTGAGAGGTGTCAGAAAGACTTAAGACTGTAAAATTAATCAGTGACAGCGTGTACCAAAACAACTGTAGAATCAGAAATTTGGTCCTAAATTGATTCTaattctaaatttatgtacagcactttggtcagctgctgttgtgttaaatatgctatataaataaacatgactTGACCTGACTATATTTTACACATATCATTGATGTACAGGAGAAACAATTTGGTCCCAATACTAGGGATGggaattgataagaatttagcAATTCTGATTCCATTATCAATATCACTTATCGATTTGATTCCTTCTCGATTCTCTTATCGATTCTCATtgggttagtgaataaaatataccacaaatgggttggtttgcattaactctttttattgtaaaggagaacaaaattaaaactggtataaaaagaattcctctttcaaaattaacactattaatattttaacattttaacataaaacacaACTGCAAGGTGTGTGAGAAcctctgagccagccagactctggcagtcctcatcaactaaatgttacaggagatggagattattcatacagtatagtGAAAGCAGTCCAGCaaaatagggctgcaacaattatGTCAGTgattgagtattctatcgattattccattgattaatcaCGTGATCTGATTAGAAATACTTTCATCGTATtaacatctgcatattttaacttccgtactgcaggtTTTTTGctatgtgaaacaaacagcggtggatggagcagctacaaagttctcttttcttcatgtttgcacttactgatcaggtggttgatgaaggacctccagctgcttcaaagtaaaggttttaaggtggttacaggaaaaagtgctgctgctttggacactagaaaaatgtttccttttgctccacctgagctcaccgtcttggtaacggctccgcctttttgcgcttgctgcgtgtgcacagaccgcacataaaacagctgctgctgttgctgaaacactgtgaacataattttgtaatgctttttatcttgAAGCTTCTGTCTTCACACTGTTGGATATATTCCAAACCAAATAAGGCGCGCGTGTGATGTAATCACGCAAATGCATCCTCACGTCAGTGGAACCGATAGGCAGAGTCGTTAGGCAAGCAGACTAACGATTCCAAGGAACTGAATTACCGGGAACTGGTTCTCTACAAGAGCCAGTTCTCAATTCCCATCCCTACCCAATAATGACCCCTGTGGGACCCCACAAACAATGCTCAGGCATTCTGATTGATGTTCACCAATTTTCACCAATTTTTGCCTGCTTctcaaataatgaaataattgacCCAGTCCAACAGCACTCTTCTAATTCCACAGTGCTCTAGTTTATCAAGTAATATTTCATGACTAATTGTggaaaaagcttttcttttaggtcaacaaaaactgaaaataaatataagaaatataaaaaataaagtaactgGTATTTTGAGGTAAAAAGGAATATTATAGGAACAAAAATAAGGTATGCAAAAGCatctgtgggttgagcagcagagttcatTATGTGGGTTACACTCCTGccaaacagctcagactgatattgactcttgtttggtgtttattggattggatgaagtctgaagaaacgaGACATGTTGGCAATTTAATGATTGTGTCATTAAGCAGGAGCGtgagcagcatgtggaagaaccacacacagcaacaacagcctggaacctcctcctcatgctggtcaccagcttggtgtcgcactgctgtgggatggcatcctaTTCTTCAACTAGCACTCATCACatgtcagccagtgtggttgtgttggtcactgaTACAAACAGCACACCCacgctgatcccacaagtgttcagtggggttgaggtcaggactgcagacAGGCtatccatcctctccactcccagattctggaggtagtctctgataaacctgCCCTGTGGGGGCAAGTGTTGTCttggagaatagagtcccagactgtggagatacgGGAGTGCCACTggctgcagaatctcatcttgataTCCATAGAAATATATACCTAGATTGGGTGGCCCATTGCTGTGACACATCAGCGAgtctgccatattggatgtggcagatctacgctgccacatccaatacaagtaaatggactgaacttcataaggcgcctttctacaaagttatttaagttaatgTGTTTCATTTGCACATTCAAATATACACTAACACATACTGGGAAACTAATAGGCACAAAAAATAACGTAACTTTctctaataattaaaaatgttaaataatccaCGTATGATTAGGATGCAGCATCAAACCAGCATAtgcatttctaatgtttttatgagtgtttacagctACCGATGTTTGTAAcgctgttactgtgatgatagatctctacaataaccagatcctgacatgtagatataacatctgcaggtttatgaattaaaaaaaaaaaatgttatattcactgattttttattcatttaagtaTTATTAATGACGATCTTTAAggcaaaaaatgaacaaagtttattaattaaaataagaaataactgcaatagacactgatctacttcattttcttttaacagtaaaactgtatactaaaattatagatccatcttttattgcatacaataaatttttatggttaaaaaggtaaaacaacaaaaaagcgcTATATCCAACTTTTGTAAAGTGCttcttaaattaaatgtattattattacacaaaaacaaggggGCAAGAagcacacatgcaaaaacaGACTCATGTGCAggcagcagcaaacagaaggtctgaatTTGACCTtaatcagtctttatttgtaTCACAGCAGTTAGTTCGGGCCAATGTAGACTCAATTCATTGTTTGGAGGTGCACCGCGGGACTACATAGTATCACTGCAACATctgcaaattctgttttcaaaatgttagaatGGACAAATACGATCAAAAACAATTCTTCAGTCCTACCTGTGAAAGGTGATCccgttttgactgtaaaatggttcgaaaaactccacacagcaccaGAGTGCAGCATCTCTCTTATGTTATGTTGGCCGCATCCAATATGGTGGCGGCGTTGACCTACGAGTCAGCTCTCAATGCGGAGTCtatgtatatatgtctatgttgatatctctctgcattgagattgcctccaatgatgacaagcctgattgtcagcacccgGGGtgccagaagctcaaaacaagtcGATTCCTCGAATAATTCAATTATAAAAATCCTCgaagcaaatttgttgcttcgacgCTTCGTTTAACCGctgcagcgctcaggtgtcTCGTTTCACCCGCATTAGCAGCA is part of the Archocentrus centrarchus isolate MPI-CPG fArcCen1 chromosome 22, fArcCen1, whole genome shotgun sequence genome and encodes:
- the LOC115772945 gene encoding interferon-inducible GTPase 5-like; this encodes MDDPLNFCPEEFAGVKEALENNDQAAAAAKIQQYLEKQDKIPLNIGITGESGAGKSTFINAFRGVDNRDEQAAPTGTVETTMQITKYPHPNYPNVFFWDLPGIGTTNFPADEYLKRVEFEKFDFFIIISDTRFREHDVKLAQEIQKMEKKFYFVRSKIDNDVRAEERSQRDFSLERSLAKIKEYCIDGLEKGGIKSSKVFLVSSFDLHIYDFSCLHKTLEEELPAHKRNVLLFSMPSINMEIINKKKEAFQHQIKWYSVGSAALAGVSIPGIPAVDLMIMVKAVKSYIAGFGLHESSLRRLSSTTGVPYDELCAVLQSPLAAKEMEKITTDLIQKLLITAASRATSRALEMSRFIPLFGIPVTMSLSFTTTCSALSLFLNMLADDAQRVFEKALGLNTSV